From a region of the Enterobacter sp. JBIWA008 genome:
- a CDS encoding RNA polymerase sigma factor, which produces MKAGEAGGSMLMSALNACRARLTAFIRGRTSVRDDADDILQEVTYQLMKVEQPVENVAAWLFRAARNEMTDRARKKREVSLSGYFTGEDEEGFPEDELAETLFGVPHTPEEEYLKTLLWEELGQALSELPPPQREVFEKTELHGYSIKMLAEETGASEQALLSRKHKAVLFLRTRLRDVYDALTGE; this is translated from the coding sequence ATGAAAGCCGGGGAGGCGGGCGGATCCATGCTGATGTCGGCGCTCAATGCCTGCCGCGCCCGGCTGACAGCCTTCATTCGCGGGCGGACGTCCGTTCGCGATGATGCCGACGACATTTTGCAGGAAGTGACGTATCAGCTGATGAAAGTGGAGCAGCCGGTCGAAAACGTCGCCGCCTGGCTGTTCCGCGCGGCGCGTAACGAGATGACCGACCGGGCGCGTAAAAAGCGCGAGGTGTCGCTCTCCGGCTATTTTACGGGCGAAGACGAAGAGGGGTTCCCGGAGGACGAGCTGGCTGAAACCCTGTTCGGCGTGCCGCACACGCCGGAAGAGGAGTACCTCAAAACGCTGCTGTGGGAAGAGCTGGGGCAGGCGCTGTCTGAACTGCCGCCGCCGCAGAGGGAGGTGTTTGAAAAGACCGAACTCCACGGCTACAGCATTAAAATGCTGGCAGAGGAAACCGGTGCCAGCGAACAGGCGCTGCTATCCCGCAAGCACAAGGCGGTTCTGTTTCTGCGCACGCGGCTGCGGGACGTCTACGACGCGCTGACGGGCGAATAG
- the dsbG gene encoding thiol:disulfide interchange protein DsbG: protein MKKLLLLSALATSGLVQAADAIPDVVKHFSEQQDIKIIKRLDAPGGAPAWLGQYQDMGVTLFLTPDGKHVISGYLYDDKGKNLSEGYFQKEIYAPIGREMWKKLNATHSLKEGAENAPRKVFVFADPFCPYCKQFWAEAQPWVKAGKVQLNTLLVAFLNPNSGRNASAIMNAKDPVSAWREYELSGGKKLPKPEGDASRETVEILQKHQTLMDSLGANATPAIYYLNAENELQQVVGMPDAQQLEAMFGPKP from the coding sequence ATGAAAAAATTACTGTTACTTTCGGCGCTGGCGACGTCAGGGCTGGTACAGGCGGCTGATGCCATACCGGACGTGGTGAAGCACTTCAGCGAGCAGCAGGACATTAAAATCATCAAGAGGCTGGATGCGCCCGGCGGCGCGCCCGCCTGGCTGGGGCAGTATCAGGATATGGGCGTGACGCTCTTTTTAACCCCGGACGGCAAGCACGTGATCTCGGGCTATCTTTATGATGACAAAGGGAAGAACCTTAGCGAGGGCTATTTCCAGAAAGAGATCTACGCCCCAATAGGGCGCGAGATGTGGAAAAAGCTCAACGCGACACATTCCCTGAAGGAAGGTGCTGAAAACGCTCCGCGTAAAGTCTTTGTCTTCGCCGATCCGTTCTGTCCGTACTGCAAGCAGTTCTGGGCCGAAGCGCAGCCGTGGGTGAAGGCGGGCAAGGTTCAGCTCAACACGCTGCTGGTGGCGTTTCTCAACCCCAACAGCGGGCGTAACGCCTCAGCGATTATGAATGCGAAAGATCCTGTTTCGGCCTGGCGCGAATACGAGCTTTCCGGTGGGAAAAAGTTACCCAAGCCAGAAGGGGACGCTTCGCGTGAAACGGTAGAGATCCTGCAGAAGCACCAGACGCTGATGGACAGCCTGGGCGCTAACGCCACGCCGGCCATTTACTATCTGAATGCGGAAAATGAGCTGCAGCAGGTGGTCGGTATGCCGGATGCGCAGCAGCTTGAGGCGATGTTCGGGCCGAAGCCGTAA
- a CDS encoding DsbA family protein: MKKFLITLLLLLAPVQAFSAQPLTPDQEQWAQKTIADFLFNDPNSPRIGAKNPKLTLVVFTDYNCPYCKKFDPYLEKIVEKHPDVAVVFKFLPFRSESSLTAARDALTLWRQEPGQFMKLNHTLMAKKGYHDDASIQEAQKRAGVSVAMPDDESLMTIKRSLIVAEKMGIQGTPATLIGEGLLPGWVPFEQFDEMVSDALKNR, encoded by the coding sequence ATGAAAAAATTCCTTATTACGCTTCTGCTCCTGCTGGCCCCGGTTCAGGCGTTCTCTGCCCAGCCGCTGACGCCGGACCAGGAGCAGTGGGCGCAGAAGACGATCGCTGATTTCCTGTTTAACGATCCGAACTCCCCGCGCATCGGCGCGAAAAACCCAAAGCTCACCCTGGTGGTGTTTACCGACTACAACTGTCCGTACTGTAAAAAATTCGATCCGTACCTGGAGAAGATTGTTGAAAAGCATCCGGACGTCGCGGTGGTCTTTAAGTTTTTGCCTTTCCGCTCGGAAAGTTCGCTAACCGCCGCGCGCGATGCGTTAACGCTCTGGCGTCAGGAGCCCGGGCAGTTTATGAAGCTGAACCATACCCTGATGGCCAAAAAAGGTTACCACGATGACGCCAGCATTCAGGAGGCGCAGAAGCGGGCGGGCGTGAGCGTCGCGATGCCGGATGACGAGAGTCTGATGACGATTAAGCGCAGCCTGATCGTCGCGGAAAAAATGGGTATTCAGGGCACGCCCGCCACGCTCATCGGCGAGGGATTGCTGCCCGGCTGGGTGCCTTTTGAACAGTTCGACGAAATGGTCAGTGACGCACTGAAAAACCGCTAA
- a CDS encoding VF530 family protein — translation MTAHISKDPLHGVTLEMMVNALVAKYGWSELGDRIKINCFRKDPSVKSSLKFLRRTPWARAEVEALYLDSLNDEVSTEQAAPAFNPWANSRIIKS, via the coding sequence ATGACTGCACATATTTCCAAAGATCCTTTGCATGGCGTAACGCTGGAGATGATGGTCAACGCCCTGGTGGCGAAATATGGCTGGAGCGAGCTGGGTGACCGCATAAAAATTAACTGTTTCAGAAAAGACCCCAGCGTTAAATCGAGCCTGAAATTTCTGCGCCGCACCCCGTGGGCGCGCGCGGAGGTTGAAGCCCTGTATCTGGACTCCCTCAACGATGAGGTAAGCACCGAACAGGCGGCGCCCGCCTTTAATCCCTGGGCCAACAGTCGGATTATCAAGAGCTAA
- a CDS encoding protein-disulfide reductase DsbD domain-containing protein: MVNLFRGFVFLWLFCIGVAHAADTGWLVSPQNDHARIRFQAEREQTHIKGLLTVELKPGWKTYWRSPGEGGVAPKISWPEGVTDSWSWPVPSRFDISGMTTQGYHDKVTIPIALDGVKGDTLDGTLTLSTCSNVCLLTDYPLHLDFTQPVDEGFRSEFKQAMRAVPGTTGVSTDLTAWLSGDKLVITGTTDGKWDNPGIYFDPLEGDILPGEPVIKHDGNTLRVTVPVTDEWGDKPTSLEGKRLSFVLTSGGNAQQTTMTVGATPATSSAPEGTGKMVLFALLGGLILNLMPCVLPVMGMKLNGILQAGSDRRAIRLRFLATSAGILTSFMLLAGMVTALKLAGASLGWGIQFQNPWFIGLMVTVTFLFALNLFGVFEMLLPSAATERLATAGGAGIGGSFCEGMFATLLATPCSAPFLGTAVAFALGAPLHSLWLIFLMLGVGMSLPWLFVALVPKTATLLPKPGRWMNTLKVVLGLMMLASSLWLATLLSVHLGEAVSQIVMLVLIAVALALFALKGQKSSPLFWIVMIALSALGGYQARGLLSAPSDAMAQNAAQTIPWQPLSEEAIQQALAQGKRVFVDISADWCVTCKVNEHRVLNQPDIIAALREPDVVALRGDWSQPSAFIADFLAKRNRYAIPFNAVYGPGLSGGEILSPLLDKRTLIATLNNAKG, from the coding sequence ATGGTTAACCTCTTCAGGGGATTCGTCTTCCTGTGGCTGTTCTGCATCGGCGTTGCCCATGCGGCAGACACCGGCTGGCTGGTCTCCCCACAAAACGATCACGCCCGCATCCGCTTTCAGGCGGAGAGGGAACAAACGCACATTAAGGGCCTGCTCACCGTTGAGCTAAAGCCCGGCTGGAAAACCTACTGGCGATCGCCGGGCGAGGGCGGCGTCGCGCCAAAAATCAGCTGGCCGGAAGGCGTAACGGATAGCTGGTCCTGGCCGGTCCCGTCGCGCTTCGATATCTCCGGCATGACCACGCAGGGCTATCACGATAAGGTCACTATCCCGATCGCGCTCGACGGGGTGAAGGGCGATACGCTCGACGGAACGCTCACGCTCTCGACGTGCAGTAACGTCTGCCTGCTGACGGACTACCCGCTGCACCTCGATTTTACCCAGCCGGTGGATGAGGGCTTCCGCAGTGAGTTCAAGCAGGCGATGCGCGCCGTGCCCGGTACGACTGGCGTATCCACGGATCTCACCGCCTGGCTCTCTGGCGACAAGCTGGTGATTACCGGCACGACGGACGGGAAGTGGGATAATCCGGGGATCTACTTTGACCCGCTGGAGGGCGACATTCTTCCCGGCGAGCCGGTTATCAAACATGACGGCAATACCCTTCGGGTGACGGTACCCGTGACCGACGAATGGGGCGATAAGCCCACCTCGCTGGAAGGCAAGAGGCTGTCGTTTGTGCTGACCAGTGGCGGCAATGCGCAGCAAACCACCATGACCGTTGGCGCGACGCCAGCTACGTCTTCTGCGCCTGAAGGGACGGGAAAAATGGTGCTCTTTGCCCTGCTGGGCGGGCTGATCCTCAACCTGATGCCCTGCGTGCTGCCGGTCATGGGCATGAAGCTTAACGGCATCCTGCAGGCGGGATCGGACAGGCGCGCGATCAGGCTGCGCTTTCTGGCCACCAGCGCCGGGATCCTCACCTCCTTTATGCTGCTGGCGGGGATGGTGACCGCGCTGAAGCTGGCCGGAGCGTCGCTGGGGTGGGGCATTCAGTTCCAGAACCCGTGGTTTATCGGCCTGATGGTCACCGTCACCTTCCTGTTTGCGCTGAACCTGTTTGGCGTGTTTGAGATGCTGCTGCCTTCCGCCGCCACGGAACGGCTGGCTACGGCAGGAGGAGCGGGGATCGGCGGCAGCTTCTGCGAAGGGATGTTCGCCACGCTGCTGGCGACGCCGTGCTCCGCGCCGTTCCTCGGTACGGCGGTCGCCTTTGCCCTTGGCGCGCCGCTGCACTCCCTGTGGCTGATCTTCCTGATGCTCGGCGTGGGCATGAGCCTGCCGTGGCTGTTTGTTGCCCTGGTGCCGAAAACGGCCACGCTGCTGCCGAAACCTGGCCGCTGGATGAATACGCTAAAAGTCGTTCTTGGCCTGATGATGCTGGCCTCCAGCCTGTGGCTGGCAACATTGTTAAGCGTGCATCTGGGCGAGGCGGTCAGCCAGATTGTGATGCTGGTGCTAATCGCCGTCGCGCTGGCGCTGTTCGCGCTGAAGGGGCAAAAATCCTCCCCATTGTTTTGGATCGTTATGATCGCGCTGTCGGCACTCGGCGGGTATCAGGCGCGCGGGCTGCTTAGCGCGCCGTCTGACGCTATGGCGCAGAATGCCGCTCAGACCATCCCGTGGCAGCCGCTCAGCGAGGAAGCCATCCAGCAGGCGCTGGCGCAGGGGAAGCGGGTGTTTGTGGATATCTCGGCGGACTGGTGCGTGACCTGCAAAGTTAACGAGCATCGGGTGCTCAATCAGCCGGACATTATTGCCGCGCTGCGCGAGCCGGACGTGGTCGCCCTGCGCGGAGACTGGAGCCAGCCGTCCGCGTTTATCGCGGATTTTCTGGCGAAGCGAAACCGTTACGCCATTCCGTTTAACGCGGTGTATGGCCCCGGCCTGTCTGGGGGGGAAATCCTCTCGCCGCTGCTGGACAAGCGCACTCTGATCGCCACCCTGAACAACGCAAAAGGCTAA
- a CDS encoding methyl-accepting chemotaxis protein translates to MSLKKSSLIVLFSLLFFFVVSIVTSVGLIIKSNNSLDNVNKEIQVVLSIIDPINHSRTLRVRVMEYVKMVEAGNPADGAAKLTAVKEALTKADHAFAAFMASPRLTDEASLVTAYQDAWQDYRNQGLAPLIDAAEAHDVAKFNALIPEVSRLDRQYEIVLDQVLSVHQKYAKSLNEDASSNFVSGLAIIAAIACLFVVVIVAVSLLMKRFVFAPVNLAREHCSQIAAGKLDVPVPVKGRSSNEIDHLMSSMEQMRQALLATIAQVRDASHTVTHAAQEIASGNIDLASRTEQQASALTQTAASMEELSATVANNTDNVYQAGKLVQDAVKNAHTGEAVTREVIDTMNTIAANSKRIEDITSVINSIAFQTNILALNAAVEAARAGTQGRGFAVVASEVRTLAQKSAVAAKDIESLIAQSVSSVKNGAELVSRSGEVIDSIISSVNKVNTLMEQISVASEEQSRGIGQVGQAVTEMDGVTQQNAALVQQSAAAAASLEEQAQQLSRSISSFRLPVQA, encoded by the coding sequence ATGTCGTTGAAAAAGTCGTCCCTGATTGTCCTGTTCTCACTGCTTTTCTTCTTTGTTGTCAGCATTGTGACCAGCGTTGGCCTCATCATTAAAAGTAATAATTCGCTGGATAACGTCAACAAAGAGATCCAGGTTGTGCTGTCCATTATTGACCCCATCAACCACAGCCGTACGCTGCGCGTGCGGGTGATGGAGTATGTGAAGATGGTGGAAGCGGGTAACCCGGCAGACGGAGCTGCAAAGCTAACCGCCGTTAAAGAGGCGCTGACCAAAGCAGACCACGCCTTTGCGGCCTTTATGGCTTCGCCGCGTCTGACGGATGAAGCGTCGCTGGTGACTGCCTATCAGGACGCCTGGCAAGACTACCGCAACCAGGGGCTGGCGCCGCTGATCGATGCTGCCGAGGCGCACGATGTGGCCAAATTCAACGCGCTGATCCCGGAAGTCTCCCGTCTTGACCGTCAGTACGAAATCGTTCTCGACCAGGTCCTTTCCGTCCACCAGAAATACGCCAAAAGCCTGAACGAGGATGCGAGCAGCAATTTCGTCTCCGGTCTGGCGATTATTGCCGCTATTGCCTGCCTGTTTGTGGTGGTGATTGTTGCCGTCAGCCTGCTGATGAAGCGCTTTGTCTTTGCGCCGGTAAACCTGGCGCGCGAGCACTGCAGCCAGATTGCGGCGGGCAAGCTGGACGTGCCGGTGCCGGTCAAGGGACGTTCCAGTAACGAAATCGATCATCTCATGAGCTCAATGGAGCAGATGCGTCAGGCGCTGCTGGCGACCATCGCCCAGGTGCGCGATGCGAGCCATACCGTGACGCACGCGGCCCAGGAGATTGCCTCCGGGAATATCGACCTGGCTTCACGTACCGAACAGCAGGCCTCCGCGTTAACCCAGACGGCGGCCAGCATGGAGGAGCTGAGCGCGACGGTGGCGAACAATACCGACAACGTGTATCAGGCCGGAAAACTGGTGCAGGACGCGGTGAAAAATGCCCACACCGGTGAAGCGGTGACCCGTGAAGTGATCGATACGATGAATACCATCGCGGCGAACTCGAAGCGCATCGAAGACATTACCAGCGTGATCAACAGCATCGCCTTCCAGACCAACATCCTGGCGCTGAACGCGGCGGTTGAAGCCGCACGCGCCGGCACGCAGGGCCGAGGCTTTGCGGTCGTGGCCAGCGAAGTGCGCACCCTGGCGCAGAAAAGCGCGGTGGCGGCCAAGGATATCGAGAGCCTGATTGCCCAGTCGGTTTCCAGCGTGAAAAACGGTGCGGAGCTGGTGAGCCGCTCGGGCGAGGTGATTGACTCGATTATTTCATCGGTGAATAAAGTGAATACGCTGATGGAGCAGATCTCCGTCGCCTCCGAAGAGCAGAGCCGCGGGATCGGCCAGGTCGGCCAGGCGGTGACCGAGATGGATGGCGTAACCCAGCAGAACGCCGCGCTGGTGCAGCAGTCCGCCGCGGCAGCGGCCTCGCTGGAAGAGCAGGCGCAGCAGCTTTCGCGGAGTATTTCGAGTTTTAGGTTGCCGGTGCAGGCGTAA
- a CDS encoding glycoside hydrolase family 10 protein has translation MTRHVKRIGALAACALLLVSCSSKPPKSLVTPLPSVSKPTQQANEPMRGIWLATVSRLDWPPVASVNGRSADQRIAMQKQALIAKLDNLKQLGINTVFFQVKPDSTALWSSKILPWSDMLTGNIGEYPGYDPLQFMLDEAHKRGMKVHAWFNPYRVSTNTKPSTIAALNRTAYQAPSSVYVQHPEWVRISGDRFVLDPGIPDVRDWITKVVTEVVANYPVDGVQFDDYFYAESPGSALNDSQTWRQYGQGFASKADWRRHNTQQLIVQVSRAIKQTRPDVEFGVSPAGVWRNRSFDPAGSDTRGAAAYDESYADTRQWVQQGLLDYIAPQIYWPFARDAARYDVLTKWWADVVKPTHTRLYIGIAFYKVGEPSRNEPDWTVQGGVPELKKQLDLNDSLPNVNGTILFREDYLNQPQTQQAVNYLKGRWGS, from the coding sequence ATGACGCGACACGTAAAACGGATTGGTGCGCTGGCTGCCTGCGCGCTTTTACTTGTGAGCTGCTCCTCCAAACCACCCAAATCACTGGTTACCCCTCTTCCCAGCGTCAGTAAACCGACGCAGCAGGCAAACGAGCCAATGCGCGGGATCTGGCTGGCGACCGTCTCGCGTCTCGACTGGCCGCCGGTGGCCTCGGTGAATGGCCGCAGCGCGGACCAGCGCATCGCGATGCAAAAGCAGGCCCTGATAGCAAAGCTCGACAACCTTAAGCAGCTCGGCATCAACACGGTCTTTTTCCAGGTGAAGCCGGACAGCACGGCCCTCTGGTCATCCAAAATTTTACCGTGGTCGGATATGCTGACCGGCAACATCGGCGAGTATCCTGGATACGATCCGCTGCAGTTTATGCTGGATGAAGCGCACAAGCGCGGCATGAAGGTCCATGCCTGGTTTAACCCCTATCGCGTGTCGACCAACACGAAGCCGTCCACCATCGCCGCGCTGAACCGGACCGCCTATCAGGCTCCGTCCAGCGTCTATGTCCAGCATCCGGAGTGGGTGCGCATCTCAGGCGACCGCTTTGTGCTCGATCCGGGCATTCCCGACGTGCGGGACTGGATAACCAAAGTAGTTACCGAAGTGGTGGCGAACTACCCGGTAGACGGCGTGCAGTTTGATGATTACTTCTATGCCGAATCGCCGGGCTCCGCGCTCAATGATTCGCAGACCTGGCGGCAGTACGGCCAGGGATTTGCCTCAAAGGCCGACTGGCGAAGACACAACACGCAGCAGCTGATCGTCCAGGTCTCCCGGGCGATTAAACAGACCAGGCCCGACGTGGAGTTTGGCGTCAGCCCGGCGGGCGTGTGGCGTAACCGCTCCTTTGACCCGGCAGGTTCGGACACCCGCGGCGCCGCGGCCTACGATGAATCCTACGCCGATACGCGTCAGTGGGTGCAGCAGGGCCTGCTGGACTACATCGCTCCGCAGATTTACTGGCCCTTCGCCCGGGATGCCGCGCGCTACGACGTGCTGACCAAATGGTGGGCCGACGTGGTAAAGCCGACCCACACTCGCCTGTATATCGGCATTGCGTTCTACAAGGTGGGCGAGCCGTCGAGAAACGAGCCGGACTGGACGGTTCAGGGCGGCGTGCCGGAGCTGAAAAAGCAGCTCGATCTCAACGATTCGCTGCCCAACGTCAACGGCACCATCCTGTTCCGGGAAGATTACCTGAACCAGCCGCAGACGCAGCAGGCGGTGAACTACCTGAAAGGACGCTGGGGAAGCTAA